One genomic region from Natrinema caseinilyticum encodes:
- a CDS encoding S1C family serine protease, with protein sequence MNDSRLDRRSFLAAASAGLAGAVAGCSEPRSDSSIEGDSSYNIDRDNLANGSAFTDLYDALIESVTQVRVFGLENPDTGAEGRGQGSGFLYDTRHVVTNDHVIANGTAADLQYITGDWTSTTLVGRDYYSDLAVLEVDHVPDSATPLSLTDRRPVVGQQVAAIGNPYGLEGSMSAGIVSGVDRTLDLPQRQFSFPNVIQTDAAVNPGNSGGPLVGLDGDVVGVINSGGGDNIGFAISAALAERVVPSLIESGSYDHSYLGIGLRTVDRLLAEANGLPEATGVMVTAVVDDSAAEGVLEPAPRSVRRRGESIPVGGDVILELNGRSIPDRHALSTFLALETSPGDRLTVRLRRGGRTVTRDLILDAWPLIRR encoded by the coding sequence ATGAACGATTCCCGACTGGACCGCCGGTCTTTTCTCGCGGCTGCAAGCGCCGGTCTCGCCGGTGCGGTCGCCGGCTGTTCCGAACCCCGGTCCGATAGTTCGATCGAGGGCGATTCCTCGTACAACATCGATCGGGACAACCTCGCGAACGGATCGGCGTTCACCGATCTGTACGACGCCCTCATCGAATCGGTCACGCAAGTTCGCGTCTTCGGCCTCGAGAATCCGGACACGGGCGCAGAAGGCCGCGGACAGGGCTCGGGCTTCCTCTACGATACGCGCCACGTCGTCACCAACGACCACGTCATCGCCAACGGCACGGCGGCAGATCTCCAGTACATTACCGGCGACTGGACCAGCACCACGCTCGTCGGCCGCGACTATTACAGCGATCTGGCCGTCCTCGAGGTCGATCACGTCCCCGATTCGGCGACACCGCTGTCCCTCACCGACCGACGGCCCGTCGTGGGCCAACAAGTCGCCGCCATCGGAAACCCGTACGGACTCGAGGGGTCGATGTCCGCAGGGATCGTAAGCGGCGTCGATCGGACGTTGGACCTTCCCCAGCGACAGTTTTCGTTTCCGAACGTCATCCAGACGGATGCCGCGGTCAATCCCGGCAACAGCGGCGGTCCGCTCGTGGGCCTCGATGGCGACGTCGTCGGCGTCATCAATTCGGGTGGCGGAGACAACATCGGGTTCGCGATATCCGCAGCGCTCGCCGAGCGGGTCGTTCCGTCGCTCATCGAATCGGGTTCCTACGACCACTCCTATCTGGGAATCGGACTGAGAACCGTCGACCGCTTGCTCGCCGAGGCGAACGGTCTCCCCGAAGCGACCGGGGTGATGGTCACGGCCGTCGTCGACGATTCGGCCGCAGAGGGCGTCCTCGAACCTGCCCCTCGGTCGGTTCGGCGCCGCGGCGAATCGATCCCCGTCGGGGGCGACGTCATCCTCGAACTGAACGGTCGTTCGATACCCGACCGACACGCGCTATCGACGTTTCTCGCACTCGAGACCAGTCCCGGAGACCGACTCACGGTTCGACTCCGGCGTGGCGGACGAACCGTCACCAGGGATTTGATTCTCGATGCGTGGCCGCTGATACGACGGTGA
- a CDS encoding DUF7511 domain-containing protein, protein MTDADVHPSDTEEPTLEFDHVTVENDHAPDECAIFPRDASEDVLMTAWISAHDDSFVDLESIR, encoded by the coding sequence ATGACCGACGCTGACGTTCACCCATCAGACACCGAGGAACCGACACTCGAGTTCGATCACGTCACGGTTGAAAACGATCACGCACCGGACGAGTGTGCCATCTTCCCGCGCGATGCCAGCGAGGACGTCCTGATGACCGCCTGGATTTCGGCACACGACGACTCGTTTGTCGACCTCGAATCGATTCGGTAG
- a CDS encoding HVO_A0556 family zinc finger protein, producing MAKSESTHARGKRRLLAILDGRPCPSCDEGVLERGRYKDNRAVVCDECGTPQAQVWSVSLD from the coding sequence ATGGCGAAATCGGAGTCTACGCACGCCCGCGGAAAGAGACGATTGCTCGCGATTCTCGATGGGCGGCCGTGCCCGTCCTGTGACGAGGGCGTACTCGAACGCGGCCGCTACAAGGACAACAGGGCCGTCGTCTGTGACGAGTGCGGCACGCCGCAAGCGCAGGTCTGGTCGGTTTCGCTCGACTAG
- a CDS encoding metal-dependent hydrolase, which translates to MWPWGHLAVAYLSYSVAVRRQFDRPPRAAPAMALVVGSQTPDLIDKPLAWNVGVLPGGRTLAHSLFVAALLVPTVLVAADRLDGRTVGVGFLVGYCSHLLADIPPTVFTGNVAGGAYLLWPILEQPPEDPVAGILDAILHYYELGAYEWVQFGLFAAAVFVWYLDGMPGLGVVRTTLERRLGVGSRS; encoded by the coding sequence ATGTGGCCCTGGGGACACCTCGCCGTCGCCTACCTGTCGTATTCCGTCGCCGTCCGCCGTCAGTTCGACCGACCACCGCGAGCCGCCCCGGCGATGGCGCTCGTGGTCGGTTCGCAGACGCCCGACCTGATCGACAAACCCCTCGCGTGGAACGTCGGGGTGTTGCCCGGCGGCCGAACGCTCGCACACTCCCTCTTCGTCGCCGCGCTCCTCGTGCCGACCGTCCTCGTTGCCGCAGACCGACTCGACGGCCGCACGGTCGGGGTCGGCTTCCTCGTCGGCTACTGCTCGCATCTGCTCGCGGACATTCCGCCGACCGTTTTCACGGGCAACGTCGCCGGTGGCGCCTACCTTCTGTGGCCGATTCTCGAGCAACCGCCCGAAGACCCCGTCGCCGGTATTCTCGACGCGATACTCCACTATTACGAACTGGGTGCCTACGAATGGGTCCAGTTCGGCCTCTTCGCCGCTGCAGTTTTCGTCTGGTATCTGGACGGAATGCCCGGTCTCGGCGTCGTCCGAACGACGCTCGAACGGCGACTCGGCGTCGGCTCGCGGTCGTAA
- the trmY gene encoding tRNA (pseudouridine(54)-N(1))-methyltransferase TrmY, with translation MRQFVLIGHDVPTTPDFSLDDLAGGAGRLDALCRSITSAFVTSHGIRESVRVHLVARDRLTISFDGRDLRRLNPDERSTAALVRTALEHRDEAIGALPADPSPGIELYRRGFAGTLEEIAADGPIVHLHEDGDAVVDVDADALADAIFVLSDHRDFTDAEAALLEDAADYRLRLGPERLHADQAITVAHHYLDTEGYERF, from the coding sequence ATGCGCCAGTTCGTCCTCATCGGTCACGACGTCCCGACGACGCCCGATTTCTCGCTCGACGACCTTGCCGGCGGAGCCGGCCGCCTCGATGCGCTCTGTCGGTCGATCACGTCTGCATTCGTCACGTCCCACGGTATCCGCGAGTCCGTTCGCGTCCACCTCGTCGCTCGGGACCGGCTGACGATATCCTTCGACGGACGCGACCTCCGCCGACTCAACCCCGACGAGCGAAGCACTGCCGCGCTCGTCCGGACGGCCCTCGAACACCGCGACGAAGCCATCGGCGCCCTTCCCGCGGACCCCAGCCCCGGCATCGAACTGTACCGGCGCGGCTTCGCGGGGACGCTCGAGGAAATCGCCGCCGACGGCCCCATCGTCCACCTCCACGAGGACGGCGATGCGGTGGTCGACGTCGACGCCGACGCGCTCGCGGATGCGATTTTCGTCCTGTCGGACCATCGCGACTTCACCGACGCGGAAGCGGCACTGCTCGAGGACGCCGCCGACTATCGGCTCCGGCTCGGTCCCGAGCGGCTCCACGCCGACCAGGCCATCACCGTCGCCCACCACTACCTCGATACGGAGGGCTACGAGCGGTTTTGA
- a CDS encoding DUF5906 domain-containing protein, with the protein MTAGKTSHRELQRLATNPYATYSLVDSMANIGSDLSGKRINEMSTFKKLTGDDQVAAEPKGVDAFNFRNRVTLIFSSNDPPTLGDKGPAVAERLYHVPFTNKHSDEDPELPDKDRNLKAKLTTDEEQERLLALAIEGAQRLLENGETSIPESKEERMEAYESLSDPVQRVGGLIEHTGASDDIIVKEHAHMAYLSVADEMASVKQLSKSDFSREMTRGPLAAAETGQSRRHHDEDSPKPAWKGVQWVDGAERHLPDNVAARYGLAGDEEADANSSSDEETVVGGLTPPDAIEPGTVVDVVAPVTYSAAGEDARPWLAEEGEIDDGGAGVEYHARAHSPVLEAGETYILRDCKVVRDENGFETLLITTGTEIEHVSQDTVSTPLDTDSDDDDDGDDDPDAGGDGEDVDSDTTTSDGEDVPDSRTIDRVEKEMRRRAEDGKRPNQPRCGQRSAVRPGRPGRRRARDRRTRRAREVVEDAGGDALHVPGEGIEAWG; encoded by the coding sequence CTGACAGCTGGGAAGACGTCGCACCGAGAGCTCCAGCGCCTAGCGACCAACCCGTACGCGACGTACAGCCTCGTCGACTCGATGGCGAACATCGGGAGCGACCTGTCAGGCAAGCGCATCAACGAGATGTCGACGTTCAAGAAGTTGACCGGGGACGACCAGGTTGCTGCGGAGCCCAAGGGGGTTGACGCGTTCAATTTCCGCAACCGCGTGACCCTCATCTTCAGCTCGAACGACCCACCGACGCTCGGCGACAAGGGGCCTGCCGTCGCGGAACGGCTGTACCACGTGCCCTTCACCAACAAGCACAGCGACGAGGACCCTGAGCTGCCCGACAAGGACCGCAACCTCAAGGCCAAGCTCACGACCGACGAAGAGCAAGAGCGTCTGCTCGCGCTCGCGATCGAGGGTGCGCAGCGCCTCCTCGAAAACGGTGAGACGAGCATCCCCGAGAGCAAAGAAGAGCGGATGGAGGCTTACGAGAGCCTCAGCGACCCGGTGCAGCGTGTCGGCGGTCTCATCGAGCACACGGGCGCGAGCGACGACATCATCGTCAAAGAACATGCGCACATGGCGTACCTGTCGGTCGCAGACGAGATGGCATCGGTGAAGCAGCTGTCAAAGTCGGACTTCTCAAGGGAGATGACGCGCGGGCCGCTCGCAGCCGCCGAGACCGGTCAGTCTCGCCGCCACCACGACGAGGACAGCCCGAAGCCTGCGTGGAAGGGTGTGCAGTGGGTCGACGGCGCCGAGCGCCACCTGCCCGACAACGTCGCCGCGCGGTACGGTCTCGCCGGCGACGAGGAAGCCGACGCCAACAGCAGTAGCGACGAAGAGACCGTTGTCGGCGGTCTCACCCCGCCGGACGCGATCGAACCGGGAACGGTCGTCGACGTGGTCGCGCCGGTCACGTACTCGGCAGCCGGCGAGGACGCCCGCCCCTGGCTCGCCGAAGAGGGGGAAATCGACGACGGTGGTGCGGGTGTAGAATACCACGCACGTGCCCACTCCCCGGTGCTCGAAGCTGGCGAGACCTACATCCTGCGAGACTGCAAGGTGGTGCGAGACGAAAACGGGTTTGAGACCCTGCTCATCACGACCGGCACGGAAATCGAACACGTCAGCCAGGACACCGTCAGTACCCCGCTTGACACGGACAGCGACGACGATGACGACGGAGACGACGACCCCGACGCTGGTGGTGACGGCGAGGACGTCGACAGCGACACCACCACGAGTGACGGCGAGGACGTGCCGGACAGCCGCACGATCGACCGTGTCGAGAAAGAAATGCGTCGGCGCGCGGAAGACGGCAAGCGGCCAAATCAGCCGCGCTGCGGTCAGCGGTCGGCTGTGCGGCCCGGTCGACCCGGACGCCGTCGAGCGCGCGATCGACGAACTCGTCGCGCGCGCGAAGTGGTCGAGGACGCTGGTGGTGACGCGCTACACGTGCCCGGCGAAGGCATCGAAGCCTGGGGGTGA